TGGAATCATGGTGGGGAAAAAGATATAGAACTAAATGACCAtaaccaaaatgaaaaatacatttgagcACAATATTGATATTGTCTGTATACATACGGTCTGACGGTAACGTGTTTTTGGTAACCTTGGTTTATTCCTTCTACTTAGATGCGCTCCGTGTCCGTAGATCTGAACCATGACGCCTCTCTTCTCATCGACATTCCTGATGCACTCTGTGAAAGGGACAAAGTCAAGTTTACTGTCCATACCAAGGTAAAGTGAAAATAACATAACTTTGCTACTCACCTTAAAGTCATTTATAATATGCTAATATGTTGTTTTCCTAATGAAAATATAATGGAATTATGTCCGTTCCCAGACAACACTAAGCTCTTTCCAGAAGCCAGATTTTTCCGTACCAAGGCAGCATGAAGACTTCATCTGGCTACATGACACTCTGGTTGAGACGGAGGACTATGCTGGCCTAATTGTAAGTTGGATTTCTAAAGACGCATTAAGCATCAACCTGTCATGAATCTTAAGTAAGGTTTTGTTTCCTACTTCATCATCCATAGATTCCTCCAGCGCCCCCAAAGCCTGACTTTGAGAGCCCGAGAGAGAAAATGCACAAACTTGGGGAAGGTGAAGCCACTATGACCAAGGAGGAGTACACTAAAATGAAGCAGGAGTTGGAGGCGTGAGTGTGACGCACGACTGAAACAACGTGCATTGTATTCTATACACCGTGTtgagttagttttttttttttttaaaacaccttGCTGTAtctgtttggttttattttcagtgaGTACCTGGCTGTGTTCAAGAAAACCGTCCAAGTGCACGAAGTCTTCCTGCAGAGATTGTCCTCTCACCCCTTTTTAAGCAAAGACCGAAACTTCCAGATTTTCTTAGAGTATGACCAGGATGTGAGTTCCCCATTCTGCTGACTTCCTTTCCCGAGATGTCAGTTGGTAAAGAGGAAGTAGACTTTACGGGAGACTAGTGTCACATGGCTTACATCCTGCTGGGATCAGCAGTTGTCTATGTCATCTTTTGTCATTGGATGTGTTTGCTGTTAACGTAGCTTTGCTAAgatttaaagtatttatttctgAAAGTTTGTCTACATTACATGTAGCTGACACTTttttccaaagcgacttacagttAGTGCATTTCAGCCATAAGgatacagacacaaaagaacaagaaagtgtcATTTCATCAATTAAACCTAAATCTACAACTTCCTATATATAACAGCTAGTCTTTTCAGTCacggtagagtctgaagaggtgtgtctttagtttgcggtggatgatgtgaaggctctcttgcggtcctgatgtcatcagagagctcattccaccgtTTAGGAggaaggacagcaaagagtcgtgatctagtcgagtgttttgctctcagtgagggagggacaagcaaaaaaaacaacaagacacaaataaaagtattGATAAAATCCCAAACTTCTTTACTTAGTTCCCATAATAACATATAATGCGTTTTACATAGTTATCGAGTCATTGTTTTACACGTACCCTTTCTGTCATTTTAGCTAACTGTGCGAAGAAAGAATGCCAAGGAAATGTTTGGCGGATTCTTTAAAAACATGGTGAAGTCAGCTGATGAGGTCCTTATCTCAGGAATAAAGGTGAGACTTGCGCATGATCTACTAACAGTACATGTGTCTTTACAGTCGCAATGTTGTAGCCACTTCCCCAATTACCTTTCGGTTTGTGTCCTACACAGGAAGTGGATGATTTTTTTGAGCAAGAGAAGACATTCCTGCTTGACTACTACAGCAAGATAAAGGATTCCACTGCCAAAGCCGAGAAAATGACGCGCTCGCACAAAAGTACGACAGGGTTTTTAACGTTGCCGGATTATCACAGACTTTGAGTGGAATAAATCCCCTTTTTACATTTAGAATTTCCTTTGATTGCTAATTTATTTTACAGATATTGCGGATGATTACATCCACATCTCTGCCACTCTGAGCACTCTCTCTGCTGATGATACCACAGCAAATAAAAAGTGAGGTTAATATataatttcatgatttttatGCAAGGACAGAGTTTGTGCTAAGTTTTCAAAGTTATGCATTTAACATTTTTCCTCAGGCACTTGGAGAAATTGGCCGACCTGTTTGAGAAGCTCCGAGTACGTAAAATGAACCTACTGAGCCAGGGGTGTCGTATTTTGGTCGGACTAGTACGTACattttggtggccacaacttgtcttcttttgtgtttctgcagaaaGTAGAGGGAAGAGTAGCATCTGACCAGGAGCTGAAACTCACAGAGCTTCTCAGATATTACATGAGAGACATCCAGGCTGCCAAGGTGAGACGAGGTCCCCAGATTCACGATGCGACACATTGCGCAGAACAAGACTCATGGaaataacaaatacatattGCAACAAACACAGCTTTTTGCTTACTTGCTCTTGATGAGTAAAGCTGTATTGCGATGTATGGCTGATTCATCATTATATTCAATGATGAATTGAAGATAAACAGCATGCAATCAGAGATGTTCATATTGGTTTCATTCAGCACAATTACTTATTATGGatttattcaaatcaaatatttgtatttgaggAGCAGCAAGAAACCAAGTCATTACAAAAAAAGTGTGTGCATCCTTGATAGTTACTATTTTCTGTCAAGCACATCTGCTGGTAAAATGTTGCTAACATGCAGTTAGTTTGAGCTTAATGTATTGCTAGATATTTTCCAAATGAAGACGAGTTAAGTCTCTCTATGATTTTAG
This portion of the Gasterosteus aculeatus chromosome 6, fGasAcu3.hap1.1, whole genome shotgun sequence genome encodes:
- the snx5 gene encoding sorting nexin-5 encodes the protein MTSSIDESNKEKMRSVSVDLNHDASLLIDIPDALCERDKVKFTVHTKTTLSSFQKPDFSVPRQHEDFIWLHDTLVETEDYAGLIIPPAPPKPDFESPREKMHKLGEGEATMTKEEYTKMKQELEAEYLAVFKKTVQVHEVFLQRLSSHPFLSKDRNFQIFLEYDQDLTVRRKNAKEMFGGFFKNMVKSADEVLISGIKEVDDFFEQEKTFLLDYYSKIKDSTAKAEKMTRSHKNIADDYIHISATLSTLSADDTTANKKHLEKLADLFEKLRKVEGRVASDQELKLTELLRYYMRDIQAAKDLLYRRARALVDYENSNKALDKARLKSKDIPQAEQHQQQCLQKFDKLSDSGKKELTSFKGRRVVAFRKNLIEMAELEIKHAKNNVTLLQGCIDLLKSI